The segment GCAAATTGCCTCAGCCTCTCCTTCGGCGTCACCTTCATGAGCTTTCCCAAAATCACATACATCACGAGCATGGCAAAAAATCCCACGGCAATGGCATCAAAATATTTGAACCCCTTGTACTCGCCCGAAAAGACGAACATGCCGAGCGTCACCAGGTAAAGGACTAGAAAATATCCCGTGAGCGCGGCTTTGATCTCCCCTCCCGATTTCGCGGAGGAATAGTAGTAGATGACCACGGGAGGTCCGCTCATGCTTGACCAGCTGTTTAACAGCCCGCTCAGGACGCCGGTGATTCCCAGATTGATTCTGGTGTGACGAATTTCCTTACCCTGCCCAAGGAACATCAGGGTCGCGGCGATCACACACACCATCGATGTCAGTATGATGACCGGTGTTGGAACGTAATGCATAATCACGAGCCCGCAATAGGCCCCAAAGATGGCATAAGCCTTTAACAGCATGGAGTCCAGAATTCTCAGTTCCTTTCGGTACTGGAAGGTCATCAGGACCCCGGTACCGACTTCAAGGATGACCGCGAGGTTGACGACGGTTCGAAAGTCAAGAATCATGGAGCCCAGGGGTACAAATAGCATGGAGAACCCGAACCCCAGCAGATACCTGAAGTAAAAAGCAACCACGATAATGAGGACAATGAGGACTGTCTGCATTTCATGAAATCCTGGGGCCACACCGCGCGAGGTTCGATCCGTGCCGCAGGCATGCGCTATGTGACTGGTTGCGTCCTGAAATCAAGATCAGGAATGCTCAGTGATTCGATAAGAAGTTTGGGCTTGGTGCGTGTTCACGTGCGTCTGTCAGCGCCGTTAGGGCTGGCGTTTTCGATCTTAGGCCCGGAGACTGAAAGAGTGTAATCAAATTAGGCCCGGAGGGCCGCTGCGCCGTGGCGCATAGCCCCGTCAGTCGAAGATCCGCCTCGGGGTTGGCCTCTCATGCCCGGAGACTGAAAGAGTGTAATCAAATTAGGCCCGGAGGGCCGCCAGGCCGTGGCGCATAGCCCCGTCAGTCGAAGATCCGCCTCGGGGTTGGCCTCTCATGCCCGGAGACCGAAAGAGTGTAATCAAATTAGGCCCGGAGGGCCGCCAGGCCGTGGCGCATAGCCCCGTCAGTCGAAGATCCGCCTCGGGGGTAGCCTCTCATGCCCGGAGATCGAAAGTTTGTCATCAAATTAGGCCCGGAGGGCCGTCAGAGTGTAGCCCCGTCTGAGCCCCGCGCTTTTTCTTTTTGCGGGGCGAGGGCGGGGTAAGGATCCGAAAATGAGTGGAGCCCCGGAGGGGCGAAAGAATCTCTCCCTGAACTCAAAAATCAGCGACCGGCCCGAACTTCTCGGGCGCACGCGATCCGCCCCCTACGCCCATCCGTCGCTCATTGCTTCTCAAACACGGCCACCGCCCAGACCTGTCTGCCGGTGGCGTCGGTCCCGTGATAGGTCCCGGTCAGGGTCTTTCCGTCCGGTGATACCACCACGGTCTCGTTCAAAACCACTTTGCCGTCTTTGCGGGCGACGCCCTTCAAGGTGCGGCTGTTGACGCGCTGGTAGACCACCGTGTCGGCCGCGGGCGTTCCAACGATGGGATATTCCTTGCCGTCAAACCGGGCATCCACGGTGATGGTCATGTGCTCACCCTTGTCATTGATGATTTCTTCGCGAACCCGGATGTGCGTGGCATCCGCTTCAATAAAAGAGACCTGGCTTTGAGGCAGGGGCGGCGGAAGCTTGGATTTCGACGGATTCAGTTTCCACTGGCCCGAGAAGGGATCTGCGGCGGCAAACAAACAGAACGAGACACAACAAAGCACAACGGCCAGTTTCCATCGGGACACTCGAAAGCCTCCTTTGTCAATTATAGGATCGCCGTTGGCGCTGGCGTTACCGATCAGAGGCGCGGAGCGCCGACAGATTGTAGCCCCGTCTGAGCCCCGCGTTTCTTCTTTTTGCGGGGCGAGGGCGGGGGAACGGTCCGAAAATGAGTGGAGCCCCGGAGGGGCGAAAGAATCTTTTCATTTTCCAATTTTGACCAAACGCACGATATGCTTTGCCCTACATTCTCGAACGACATAATCCCACGCCCGCCCATCCTATCGCTTTCTCTTGTTCCACGCCTTCACCGCCTCTTCTTCGTTGATCCGCTCCGGTCCGGCCGCCTGACAGGTGAGGCAATACACGGTATACATTCCGGCGTCATCCTGAGAAATTAATATCTCTTCGTCCTCTTGTTTCGCGCCGCAAAAGGGGCAGTTCCGGAGAACCCATTTCTTTCCGGAATTTGCCTCGCTGAATATCATGGGGCCACTTCCTTTCGTCAAATCCGCACAGCAAATCCTGGGATCCCGAAACCACCTTTCTCAACTCCCTGGCTGACTGTCGCTGAATCAGACTTAAGTATATACAAAGCACTCCACAACTGAACAG is part of the Terriglobia bacterium genome and harbors:
- a CDS encoding sulfite exporter TauE/SafE family protein, with product MQTVLIVLIIVVAFYFRYLLGFGFSMLFVPLGSMILDFRTVVNLAVILEVGTGVLMTFQYRKELRILDSMLLKAYAIFGAYCGLVIMHYVPTPVIILTSMVCVIAATLMFLGQGKEIRHTRINLGITGVLSGLLNSWSSMSGPPVVIYYYSSAKSGGEIKAALTGYFLVLYLVTLGMFVFSGEYKGFKYFDAIAVGFFAMLVMYVILGKLMKVTPKERLRQFALLFMIVVASTVIVETLVRMGAGR
- a CDS encoding Lar family restriction alleviation protein; this translates as MIFSEANSGKKWVLRNCPFCGAKQEDEEILISQDDAGMYTVYCLTCQAAGPERINEEEAVKAWNKRKR